In one Cervus elaphus chromosome 9, mCerEla1.1, whole genome shotgun sequence genomic region, the following are encoded:
- the RAB11B gene encoding ras-related protein Rab-11B: MGTRDDEYDYLFKVVLIGDSGVGKSNLLSRFTRNEFNLESKSTIGVEFATRSIQVDGKTIKAQIWDTAGQERYRAITSAYYRGAVGALLVYDIAKHLTYENVERWLKELRDHADSNIVIMLVGNKSDLRHLRAVPTDEARAFAEKNNLSFIETSALDSTNVEEAFKNILTEIYRIVSQKQIADRAAHDESPGNNVVDISVPPTTDGQKPNKLQCCQNL, from the exons tgGTGCTCATCGGGGACTCGGGCGTGGGGAAGAGCAACCTGCTGTCCCGCTTCACCCGCAACGAGTTCAACCTGGAGAGCAAGAGCACCATCGGCGTGGAATTCGCCACCCGCAGCATCCAGGTGGACGGCAAGACCATCAAGGCGCAGATCTGGGACACTGCTGGCCAGGAGCGCTACCGCGCCATCACCTCGGC GTACTACCGTGGCGCAGTGGGCGCCCTGCTGGTGTATGACATCGCCAAGCACCTGACGTACGAGAACGTGGAGCGCTGGCTGAAGGAGCTGCGGGACCACGCGGACAGCAACATCGTCATCATGCTGGTGGGCAACAAGAGCGACCTGCGCCACCTGCGGGCTGTGCCCACCGACGAGGCCCGCGCCTTCGCAG AAAAGAACAACTTGTCCTTCATTGAGACCTCAGCCCTGGATTCCACCAACGTGGAGGAAGCGTTCAAGAACATCCTCACAG AGATCTATCGCATCGTGTCACAGAAGCAGATTGCGGACCGCGCAGCACACGACGAGTCCCCCGGAAACAACGTTGTGGACATCAGCGTGCCGCCCACCACCGACGGACAGAAACCCAACAAGCTGCAGTGCTGCCAGAACCTGTGA